Genomic DNA from Nitratidesulfovibrio vulgaris str. Hildenborough:
CGTGGTAGGCGCAGCGCCATCTCGCGTAACGATTCCTGGGCAAGGGCTATGTGGGCATTGATCTGTCGCGTGAGCAGTGTGGTGGTTCGCACGCTGCGCTCTTCGAAGTTGCGCTTCTGCACGAGGTAGAGGAAGGCGCTGGTCGAGGCGAGCGAAAAGAGCGCCAGCAGCATGAGCCACAGCGTGAGCCTGCGTTGCAGGAAGCCGGTGAGGGTCGGCGTTGCGGAGGTATTGACCGGCATCATTGTATGCTGACGAACTCCCCGTTGCGTATGGTCACGATGTAGGGTGGCCGCTGGACATCGCCGTACTGGTCGAGGGTCACGGTCTCGCTGATACCTTGCACCGGGGTTCCTGCCGCGAGCGCTTCACGCAGCCCTTGGGCCCTGCCTCCGGTACGGCGGAGGGCCGCGGCCAGCACCTTGGCACTTTCATAGGCCAGGGCCGCCGCGAAGTTGGGCTCCCAGCCGAACCGTTCCGTGTATGCCTTGCGGAAGGCGAGATAGCCTTCACGCGTGTCGTCGGGCAGGTAGCTGATGGTGAAGACGATGCCTTCGACCGCGCGTCCGCCCGCAAGGAATATCTCGCGCGTGTAGGCCCACGAGGAACTCAACAGCACGGGGCGCGGTGAGTCGTGCGCATCTATGAATTGCGCGAGGGCTGCCGTGTCGCGGGCTGATGCGGCAAGCACGATGGTGTCGGGATTCGTCGAGACTGCACGGATGGCAGCGGCCTCCAGTGTGTCACGCTGGGCTGAGGTGAAGGGGATGCGTTGCAGGAGTCTGCCTCCACCCGCTTCAAACTGCGTGACGAAACCGTCTACGAACGACCCCGCGAAGGCCTGATTGGCCGTCTCGTAGATGACTGAGACGGTCTTCAGCCCCTGTGCGAGGGCGTAGTCCGCCGTGGCGTACGCCCATGAGTCGTTGTCGGGCATGAGCCTGAAGAAGCCGTCCCGCTTGCCGGTGAGCAGGGGTGTCGAGACCGTGGGGGCAATCATGACGGCCCCGTGCTGTTCGACGACGGGAAGGCCTGCGATGGCCTGATTGCTGGTCATGTGCCCGATGATGGCTACGACACCCTGGCGGAGGAGTGCCGAGTCGGCGTCGCGGGCACTCTCTGCCGTGGGGCCGTCGTCCATGGACAGCAGTTCAAGCTGGCGTCCGTTGATGCCCCCCCCGGCATTGATGTGCTCGATGGCGAGTTGGGCACCGTTGCGTCCCTGTACCCCAAGGTCGGAGTTGACACCGGTGAGGGGGCCGGAAAACCCCACGAGAATGGGGGGCGACGGCCGCAACAGGACCACGGCGATGCCAACGGTCAGAACGCCCCCCAGAATGACCCAGATGAGACCAGCGCGCATGTGAAACCCCCGTGCAGCAATGGTAGAACACTTCTGTGTTCTCGAAAACAGGAATCATGCACCGCTGGACGGGGGTGGTCATGTCTGGCAGCATCACCGTACTGATGTAGCCAGACCGGAGGTCACATGAAGTCGTTCCGTCTTGCTCTTTCCACCGAAGAGAAGCGCTTTCTTGGGCAGTTGGTGCAATGGGCCATCCGGCGTACCCTCGCCGGTGAACCGGTCGCGGACGGGGATGTCCCGCGACCGCCTGACGGGACGCTCCATGCCCCGCTGGGAGCGTTCGTCACCTTGCACCGGGATGGGGCCCTGCGTGGCTGCATCGGTTCCATCGTGGGGCACGAACCGCTGTACCTCAATGTCTGCCGCATGGCACGGGCCGCAGCCTTTGAAGACCCGCGCTTTTCGCCCGTGGGTGCAGAGGAGGTCGACGCGCTTCATGTCGAGATTTCCGTCATGGGGCCGGTGACCCCCTGCCCCGACCCGGCGCATGTGGAAGTGGGCAGACACGGGCTGCTGATTCGGCGGGGAGGGCGGACAGGGTTGCTGTTGCCGCAGGTCGCCGTGGAACAGGGATGGGATGCCCTGACCTTTCTGGAACACACCTGCCGCAAGGCAGGGCTGGAGGGCGGCTGCTGGCGCGTGGCAGGAACAGAACTCTACTGGTTCGAGGCTCTGGTGTTCACGCCGCCACGGTGATGCTGGCGTGTCATGATGTCTGTAGGGGGGCGGTGCGGGCCGGGTGACACGCGGTCTCCCGGCGACACGGACTCCGCAAGGCAGGCTGGCGAGAGGGCCGGTTAGTTGGCGGGGGGGCCCGGTATGCATGTGGCACGCACGGGACAGCACCGTTCAGGTGCCCGGCTGGGGGGGCGGAAGGCGGATTGCCTGCCCGTATGGCTGTGCTGCGGTGCGCTTGACACCGCCGGATGGCGGGCATAGGCAGGGCGTTCCATCACATCCGGAGTCATCCCCATGCCGCTCATCCCTGCCGTCCCCGGTCTCGCCGACAGGCGCATGTATGTCTTCCTCCTGCTACTGACCCTCGGGTCGGGCATGAGCTTTCAGGGGTGGAACACCCTCTACACCAACTTCGCGGTGCATGGGGCTGGACTCAGCGGTGCCGAGAACGGCCTTGTCCAGTCCATCCGTGAAGTGCCGGGACTGCTCACCTTCGGCGTCATCCCCCTTCTGCTGCTCCTTCGCGAACATCGTCTCGCCGCGCTCGCCGTTCTGGTGACGGGGGTCGGGGTCATGACCGCAGGGCTTCTGCCCACGCTATGGGGCGTTGTGGCCACAACGCTGGTCATGTCGTTCGGCTTCCACTATTTCGAGGCGGTGAACCAGTCGCTGATCCTCCAGTATTTCGACGTGCGCACCGCCCCACTGGTCATGGGGCGTCTGCGGGGGCTTGCCGCCGGGGGCAACCTCGTCATGGGGGCGCTCGTCTACGTGCTTGCAGACCTGTTCGCCTTCTCCACCCTGTTCTGCATCATGGGTGCGTTCGCCACCGTCGCCGGGGCGTGGGCCCTGACGCGAGACCCGAGCGACCCGGCAAGACCTGCGCAGCGGAGGAGCATGGTGTTGCGCCGCCGGTACTGGCTCTTCTATCTGCTGACCATCCTCGCCGGGGCGCGACGGCAGATATTCACGGTGTTCTCCGTCTTTCTGCTGGTGGAGCATTTCGGGTACGGCGTGCGTGAAGTGGCCTTGCTGTTCATCGTCAACAATGCCGTCAACTGGTTC
This window encodes:
- a CDS encoding ABC transporter substrate-binding protein; the encoded protein is MRAGLIWVILGGVLTVGIAVVLLRPSPPILVGFSGPLTGVNSDLGVQGRNGAQLAIEHINAGGGINGRQLELLSMDDGPTAESARDADSALLRQGVVAIIGHMTSNQAIAGLPVVEQHGAVMIAPTVSTPLLTGKRDGFFRLMPDNDSWAYATADYALAQGLKTVSVIYETANQAFAGSFVDGFVTQFEAGGGRLLQRIPFTSAQRDTLEAAAIRAVSTNPDTIVLAASARDTAALAQFIDAHDSPRPVLLSSSWAYTREIFLAGGRAVEGIVFTISYLPDDTREGYLAFRKAYTERFGWEPNFAAALAYESAKVLAAALRRTGGRAQGLREALAAGTPVQGISETVTLDQYGDVQRPPYIVTIRNGEFVSIQ
- the amrA gene encoding AmmeMemoRadiSam system protein A — its product is MKSFRLALSTEEKRFLGQLVQWAIRRTLAGEPVADGDVPRPPDGTLHAPLGAFVTLHRDGALRGCIGSIVGHEPLYLNVCRMARAAAFEDPRFSPVGAEEVDALHVEISVMGPVTPCPDPAHVEVGRHGLLIRRGGRTGLLLPQVAVEQGWDALTFLEHTCRKAGLEGGCWRVAGTELYWFEALVFTPPR
- a CDS encoding MFS transporter, with the translated sequence MPLIPAVPGLADRRMYVFLLLLTLGSGMSFQGWNTLYTNFAVHGAGLSGAENGLVQSIREVPGLLTFGVIPLLLLLREHRLAALAVLVTGVGVMTAGLLPTLWGVVATTLVMSFGFHYFEAVNQSLILQYFDVRTAPLVMGRLRGLAAGGNLVMGALVYVLADLFAFSTLFCIMGAFATVAGAWALTRDPSDPARPAQRRSMVLRRRYWLFYLLTILAGARRQIFTVFSVFLLVEHFGYGVREVALLFIVNNAVNWFLNPLIGRAVNRFGEQHLLTVEYSVLVLVFLGYTVTDSPLVAAFLYVVDHIFFNFAIAIRTFFQKIADPADIAPSMAMSVAINHIAAVVMPVCGGMLWMLDYRIPFYVGAGLAVASLLATQRIGAELRLQGVKPC